The Verrucomicrobiia bacterium DNA segment TGTGTATTGCCGTTTTACGTACTGGTGAAGGCTTGTATTTGTCAGCCTCACCGCCTCTTCCAGGGAAATCTCACCTTGTACGTAACGGGTAAAAAAACGGTACTCCTGTCCGCATGCATCCAACCATTCCGGTGCCACCCCTTCTTGCAGCAAACGCTGAATCTCTTCTACCAGACCCATCTTTAGCCACTCGCCCGTCCGGGCGCTAAGGCGCTCCTTAAGCACTTCCCTATCAATGTCGATGCCCAGCTTTAGCACACGGTACCTAGGTTGCTGGAGATTGCTTTTCTTGGCCTCATCAAACACATACCCGTTCATGACCGCCTCGGCGTAGAGCATGCTTCCCCCAACCAAAATGGGCTGTACACCCCTAGCCTGCAGACTATCGATTACCTGGTATGCCATCCCCTGGTACTCGGCAACCGTCAACCTCTCCCCTGGGTTCTTGATATCCAAAAGGTGCTGGGCCACACCCAAGTCTTTTTCTTTATTAGTGCCGATATCCATCCCGCGGTAAGCCTGTTTGGCATCACAAGAAACAAGCTCGCCCCCAACCTGAAGGGCAATAGCTTCCGCAAGCGCCGTTTTCCCTGACCCCGTGGAGCCGATCACCGCAATAAGCGGTGCATCCCCTTCTTTATGCATAGGGTTTGTATATCTCTTTTTGTAGGAATAATCCACAAGCTGCACATGAAAAATCCACCCCTAGTTGGGGTGGATTTCATACTCGGACGCTTTGGATTTGGAGCGACGGTGCGGTTGCTCCGAGAAACTGGTAAGCACGTCCATGAGTTCTTCAGGCTCCAGGGTGATGCTTGGCGCCCTGGCCTGGACCATGACGTGAAGCAGCCACTGCCGTGGGGAACTGGGGATCATCAAGTACTCAGTGTCGAACCTGTCCACCAACCGCGCTTGCACGCGATAGAGGTGAGGCAGCACCGCGTGGGCCAGATGGCCGTACGGTGCACGTTCTAAACTATTGGACAGGGTAGAGTTGGTGACGATAATCTCGTCACCATCTGATCGCAGGATCACCAGCTCACGCTGGTATTTTGTTGGCTTGTAAGAATCGATACGCAGATTGAACATCCGCACATCCCTCCTAAACTGCCCAAACGAGGGGAGCCTCGCTAACTGCTCAATGGTGAGCGTGTGAAAGTCCACGACATTGTTGCATTGAACAAGCCTGGGGACCTCTTCGCTGTGCAGCCACCTTATTAGTCCGTAGTCGAGCGGTTGCCCTCCATGCATCTATCTCTTCCTCCTTAAAGTTCACCCTTTCGAGGCGTACAAGCTTTGTACCAGGTTTAAGGGAAGGATACTAGGTTTTGCTACTCAACCACCTCTACCGTCCCTGTCATGAAGGAGTGTGGTGTGCAGTGATACGTGTAGGTGCCTGCTTTTGTGAAGGTGAACGAGAAGGCCTGTCCGCGGCTGAGAAGCTGGCTGCGGAAGCTTTCTGGACCAGAATCGCCGACCACGTCATGCGCCACGCTGTCATTGTTAGTCCAGGTAACACTACCGCCCTTTTTCACCGTAACCTTTGCGGGGCTATAGGCCGTATTCTGCATAACTACGGCAGCCGTGAGCGGCGCGGTAGAAGAGGCTGATGGGGAGGTTGTAGGCGAGGCCGTTGCGGATGCTTCTGGGGAAGCAGTTGGACTGGGCACCGGCGAGGCAGTGGCCTCTGTAGTTGGAGTGTCAGAATCTGCGCGGTCCGATTTGTACATGACATACCCTATCACGGCGATAAGGGCGGCAAGGAAAACGGCAGTGAGAGTGCGATTCATAAGAGGCTATTACGGGGTAGCGAATAACTACCCGCACCTTATACCAAAAAAGCAGCCCCGCCAATGTCAGGCAAGGCTTTCCTCTTGCTCCTCAGAATGATGCAGCATGTGGCGGTAGCGCACGTATTCTGTGAGGGACCCGGCATACAGGCCAACTACCGCCGACACGAGTCCAATGTGGACGGCTTCTGGGACACCTTCAAAGTGTAGGAATGCGCCGCACGTAGTGGCGAAAAGCTGGATGACAATGCGGCCGCGCCAGGCTGAGGCAGCCTTGTGGCAGGCGCGCTCACTGTTCACCACCAATCCATCAACCGCCTTATGGAAGATGAATGGCAGGGTGAGCCAGGAAAGGCCTAAGGTGGCAATAATGTGACCATCTAAGAATGCGTGGACAGAAAGGACGATCATCCGCATGATGCCGCTTACCTGCGCCTTTGCCCCGTGGGAGTGCGCATGGCTGGCATGCTCATCGTCATCTTCATGGCTGTGGTAGAGATTCTCGATGGCATAGCCCACCACGGCAATGAGGAGGAAAGGTGCCAGCGTAATGAGGTACTGCAGGGCCCCGGCACCAGGAAAAAGTTCCTGCGCATATTCAATAAAATGACCAGATATATGGTAGGCCAGTGCAAAAAGGGCCAGGACCCCTACCAAGGTTGCCAAAAGCGGACGGCCAACCAACTTACTCACCGCTTTATAGGGAGCCAACGCACAGAGCAAAAACGCACCAAGGGCGATGGCGAGCAATAGTGCGGAGAGTAGGGCGGGAGACCAAGTGGACATGGCTAGTAGCGTAGCACATTCTTCCCTTTTGCTAAAGGATTTTTGGTATTCAAAAAGCCCCAGGCAAGTTGCCTGGGGCCAGTAGCCCTCTTATCGAAGGGAGTTGTAAAGGAACCGGTGAAGGTTCTCGCCCATTACGCCGCGCACTTCCCGCTTGATGAGCGAGGTGCTTTTCAGCGCCTCCTCAATGAAGAGGAGCCGGCAGGGCCGGTTCATGGCGTATGGCTGATCCGGGAAACGTGAGCGCAGTTTTCCGTCAGGGTCCATCTGCGCCTGAAACTTAAGGAAGAAATTCTTCCATTCCTGCACCGGCACCTGACGGTACCAACCATCGGAACCGATACATACGTTCTCGGCCCCAATGCGGTTTATGGCACACATAAGGTGGTGACACATGTGGTGCACCCCCTCTCCCTCCGGGCTCAACCCAAAGGTGAGTGAGTAAATGCCCACAATTCCCCCGAGGTTCGCAACCTCTTTCATGTGAACGTCGTTAACGTTCCGAGGATGATTGCACTGGTTTGACATACCAGTGTGGCTTATCATCACCCTTGGTCCACCCCGCCGAGAGAGGTGCGTAAGCACTCCCTCGACGGTAGCAGTGCCAAGATGTGACAGGTCCAGGATCATTCCCACCGAGGCGAAGGTATCGAGCATTGCCCGGCCCTTGTCGGTAAGTGGTTCGTTTGGGGCATCTGAACTGCCACCAAATGGCCCGGCACCGGAGTATTGGAGCCCCATGACGCGTACACCCGCTTCGAAAAGCATGCGCACGTCGTTCGGTCTCAAGTCCGCCGGACACCCTTGGAGGTTCATGACCACCCGGAGGTTGTCGTCCTCTCCCGTCCCGCACAAGTCCTTTTTACTCTCCACAACCTTGATGGGCTGTTTCTGAGCAAGAAGGACCCGCTTCGTTGACCTGACCCTGTTAAGGGTAGTGGACGCATCCAAATGCGGATGCGCCACCGTCATAATGCCTAGTGCCAAGTCTTCCCGAGGATTAACCCCACAGAAGACCGGGTCGCGACCAGGAAGGTCCGCGAAAACCATCGCGTCTGCATACATCCTATTCATTTGTCAGTGTCCATCTCCTTAGATTTGTGGCAGAATCTTAGCACAAAAAACCAGATTTGTCAATCTGGTAGGGGCAACGAATAAGGCCAGCCGAAAATAATGTGGCTGGCCTTGTAGATGATTGCTAGACGTCCATCACATGATGGAACCAGAACATGACTGCCGCCGCGAACCCGAAGATGCCTCCGAGAATGCGTAAGGCTTCGATCCATTCCTTCATGCCATCACCCGAATAAGCCGGGGTAAAGCTGATGATGAACAGAGCGACTGCCACCAAACCGAGAACAATTGAGCCTACGCCCGCCTGTGCCGCAGCCTGGTTGATTTGGTCCCTTCGGGATTCGTGCTGACGCACTTTCCCGGCATGCTTAACGTCCGATATGTCCCACCGTTTCATTAGTGGCCTCCTCGGCCCCCGTGGACCGATGGGGATAATGTACGCCTTTTTTAGCAAAATACAACTAAAATTCTTCCAAGTAATAAGGTATGCTAATTAAGATATTACTTTTCCCATTTCCATAAGGAGGAACCATGGCTACTAAGAAGGCTGGTGGCGCCAAGAAGGCAGCTACCAAAACAGCTAAGAAAGTTGTTAAGAAGGTCGTGAAGAAAGAGCAGGAAGTACAGGCAGCAGTAGTGGCTGCAGGGAAGAAAGTTGACGCCGCGGCTCGCAAGAACCCTTGGGCAGTAGCAGGTGCTGCAGCAGGTGTAGGCCTCGTTGTTGGATTGCTCGGTGGGCTTGCCGGCAAGAAGCGCCGCAAGTAATTGTTCGCTCAAAAAAATGACCCCGCGGGGTCATTTTTTAATTGCAGAGACTATATCTTCCCCTGCTCCCTTAAGAAGGCAAGGATACCGTCAGCCACTGCCTTAGCCACCCTGTCGGTCTTATTGACCAAAATACTCCTGTCACCGTCATGCGTAAGGAAGCCAACCTCGACCAAGGCGCCTGGGGTAGTAGGGGCAATGGAATGCTCGTATTTCACGTAGTTGAAAGCGTAATACTCAGTCATATCCAAGGAAGTGCTTGGGTCGTGGCGCATGGTAATGGCAGTACCGTATGTCTCTTCAATGGTATCGCTCAAGATCTCTGCCAAGCCGCTCTTGTCAAAGGAAGAAGCCTCAACCTTGTAGCCTGACACCGAAGTGTCGTCGTTCCCGTCAGCGTGGATGGCGACAAAGGCATCGGCTTCGTAGCCTGGGTCAACGGCGGTAGGGAGGATGTCCACCATAATATCTTGCCGGGCCAAAATAGCTGCTGCTTTTTCCGCCACAGCAAGATTAATCTCCCATTCGTCTACGCCCGCCACAGACGCGCCGCCGCCATTCCGGCGAAGCTTATCCAGCTCGGAGGGGACTTCACGGTATTTCCAGTGCCCAGCCTGAATGCCAACCCGGACTATTTTTTCCTCTTCCATGCTGGCAAGCGCGATGGAGGCCTGCGCCTCGTCACCCCCTTCGCTTCCCCTGCGCATGCTGAGGCTGACCACGCCAATGACGCCCATGACAAAAAGGAGTGCCAAAGCAATGGTGCCTTTCCTTTTAGCAAGACGGTCTTGAGCCAACTGTTCTCTGGGTGACAAAAGTGTCATACTCCCATCTAACCTAATCTTTCTGAGAATAAACTGAGATATATTCCATAGTACCACGACTCAGCGTTTTCTCAGGGTCACCAGGTAGCCTATATTTATGAGGATTATCATCATTGAGGATGAAAAAAAGATTGCTGCCGCCCTTAAGCGTGGGTTGGAGCAAGAGCAGTATGCCGTAGATGTGGTACACGATGGCAAGGAAGGCAAAGCCTTTGCCCTCACCGAACCCTACGACCTTATTGTTTTGGACAGGATGCTTCCCGGCGTAGAAGACGGCCTGGAAATTTGCCGCGCCGTGCGCGAGAAAGGCCTGCACACCCCCATCCTCATGCTAACGGCACGTGACCAAATCCATGAGCGGGTTTCTGGGTTGAACGCAGGGGCGGACGACTATCTCATAAAACCTTTTGCGTTCGATGAGTTCCTGGCCCGCGTCCGCGCATTGCTCCGTAGGCCAGAACAACAGGTAGAAAACACCTTGCACGCAGGGGAGCTCTCCCTTAACACCCTTACTTTTGAGGTGCATCGGAAAGATGTCACAATTGCCGTTTCAGGAAAGGAGTACGCGCTCCTGGAATACCTCATGCGCAATAAAAATGTCACACTCACGAAGGATGCCATTATTGCCCATGTCTGGGATTATGACGCAGATGTCCTCCCTAATACGGTAGAAGTATACATAGGTTACCTACGGGCAAAGATAGACAAGCCCTTCAAAGGTAAAGCACTCATAAAAACCGTTCGTGGGTTTGGGTACAAACTAGACGCCACCTAATGTTTAAAGCCGCGGTCCTCCGCCTCACCCTCTGGTACCTCCTCTTTACGATGCTACTCAGCGTCGGTTTTAGCATGGCGCTTTACCAGGTTTCAACGCAGGAGTTTGAAAGGGACCGCATCAAACTGGAAGCACTGTTGGAAAAAAGCTTTTTCCGCGGCCGCCCAGTCCCTGAACTGGAAAGCTTTAACTTGGTACGGTTTCAACAACTGGAAGAAAGCCGTCACACTGTACGACTCAACCTTATTTACTTCAATGTGCTTATCTTGGGACTTGGCGGTGTTGCCAGCTACTTACTTGCTCGCCGCACGTTACAGCCAATTGAAGAAAACATGGAATCGCAGTCCCGGTTTGCCACGGATGCTTCCCATGAG contains these protein-coding regions:
- a CDS encoding N-acetylmuramoyl-L-alanine amidase, giving the protein MTLLSPREQLAQDRLAKRKGTIALALLFVMGVIGVVSLSMRRGSEGGDEAQASIALASMEEEKIVRVGIQAGHWKYREVPSELDKLRRNGGGASVAGVDEWEINLAVAEKAAAILARQDIMVDILPTAVDPGYEADAFVAIHADGNDDTSVSGYKVEASSFDKSGLAEILSDTIEETYGTAITMRHDPSTSLDMTEYYAFNYVKYEHSIAPTTPGALVEVGFLTHDGDRSILVNKTDRVAKAVADGILAFLREQGKI
- a CDS encoding plastocyanin/azurin family copper-binding protein yields the protein MNRTLTAVFLAALIAVIGYVMYKSDRADSDTPTTEATASPVPSPTASPEASATASPTTSPSASSTAPLTAAVVMQNTAYSPAKVTVKKGGSVTWTNNDSVAHDVVGDSGPESFRSQLLSRGQAFSFTFTKAGTYTYHCTPHSFMTGTVEVVE
- a CDS encoding membrane dipeptidase; this encodes MNRMYADAMVFADLPGRDPVFCGVNPREDLALGIMTVAHPHLDASTTLNRVRSTKRVLLAQKQPIKVVESKKDLCGTGEDDNLRVVMNLQGCPADLRPNDVRMLFEAGVRVMGLQYSGAGPFGGSSDAPNEPLTDKGRAMLDTFASVGMILDLSHLGTATVEGVLTHLSRRGGPRVMISHTGMSNQCNHPRNVNDVHMKEVANLGGIVGIYSLTFGLSPEGEGVHHMCHHLMCAINRIGAENVCIGSDGWYRQVPVQEWKNFFLKFQAQMDPDGKLRSRFPDQPYAMNRPCRLLFIEEALKSTSLIKREVRGVMGENLHRFLYNSLR
- a CDS encoding response regulator transcription factor, with amino-acid sequence MRIIIIEDEKKIAAALKRGLEQEQYAVDVVHDGKEGKAFALTEPYDLIVLDRMLPGVEDGLEICRAVREKGLHTPILMLTARDQIHERVSGLNAGADDYLIKPFAFDEFLARVRALLRRPEQQVENTLHAGELSLNTLTFEVHRKDVTIAVSGKEYALLEYLMRNKNVTLTKDAIIAHVWDYDADVLPNTVEVYIGYLRAKIDKPFKGKALIKTVRGFGYKLDAT